The Carassius carassius chromosome 16, fCarCar2.1, whole genome shotgun sequence genome window below encodes:
- the LOC132160284 gene encoding uncharacterized protein LOC132160284 encodes MKPLFNLLAVILFLHHYGVSGVDTDRVSVSVKEGDSVTLHTGVETGKRNHIAWYFNDTCIAQINGNLSHNHTDVQCNKGTDRFRDRLKLDNQTGSLNIMDIRITDSGEYQLQIINSSSSNKFNVDVSGLFATERYQIRHVMNGESVTLVSGETKDKCNLMQWYYNDNLITEMTGYQIKICTDDQCKERFRDRLKLNQTTGSLTITNMNITHSGVYQLQIIISNSSLCITRVKRFTVTVFFPAVGICVLVVLLLMSATVTAGVIYCRQKKYKPQIMNIMMLISRHRIRKTLLKGLGMTLNQTQDEAGYKLV; translated from the exons ATGAAGCCTCTCTTTAATTTGCTTGCCGTGATCTTGTTTTTACACCACTATG gtgtGTCTGGTGTTGATACAGACAGAGTGTCAGTGTCTGTGaaggagggagattcagtcactctacacACTGGTGTTGAGACAGGCAAACGAAATCATATTGCATGGTATTTTAATGACACTTGCATCGCTCAAATCAATGGAAATCTCAGTCATAATCATACAGATGTTCAGTGTAATAAAGGGACTGAtcgattcagagacagactgaagctggacaatcagactggatctctgaatATCATGGACATCAGAATCACAGACTCTGGAGAATATCAACTACAGATtatcaacagcagcagcagtaatAAATTCAATGTTGATGTCAGTG GTTTGTTTGCTACTGAACGATATCAAATCAGACATGTGATGAACGGAGAATCTGTCACTTTAGTATCGGGTGAAACAAAAGACAAGTGTAATTTAATGCAGTGGTACTATAATGACAATCTCATCACTGAAATGACTGGATATCAGATTAAGATCTGTACGGATGATCAGTGtaaagagagattcagagacagactgaagctgaacCAAACCACTGGATCTCTTACCATCACGAACATGAACATCACACACTCTGGAGTCTATCAACTACAGATCATCATCAGCAACAGCAGTCTTTGTATCACCAGAGTGAAGAGATTcactgtcactgtcttct TTCCAGCAGTGGGGATATGTGTTCTTGTCGTTTTGCTGCTGATGAGTGCGACTGTAACTGCTGGTGTGATCTACTGTCGCCAGAAGAAATATAAACCCCAAATAATGAATAT AATGATGTTAATATCCCGCCATAGAATCAGAAAGACATTGCTTAAGGGACTTGGTATGACGTTAAATCAGACCCAGGACGAGGCTGGTTATAAATTAGTATGA